A stretch of DNA from Pirellulales bacterium:
AGTGACCTGATTAGTCGTCACCACTGTGTGCTCCTCATTGAAGAGGGCATGGTGTCGGTGCGCGATTTTGGCAGCAAGAACGGTACACAGATCAACGGTGCGCGGGTGCGCGGCGAAGCCGAACTAAAGAACGGCGATAAGCTGACCATCGGCCCTTTGGAATTCGAAGTTTGCGTCCGCGTCGGCATGGCCAGCAAAAAGCGGCCCAAGGTCGAAAGCATCAAGGACGCCGTCGCCCGCACCGCCCAGGGAAGCGGCGCCACGACCGATCTCGACGATGTCGAAGAGTGGGTCAAAGAGGGAGATTCCCAGGCCGCTACGACGACGACCCGTAACTTCAACATGCAAGAGACTGAGGAAATCGA
This window harbors:
- a CDS encoding FHA domain-containing protein; translation: MDVRLKVLLGPNAGRELPVPGPKFLVGRAEDCQLRPRSDLISRHHCVLLIEEGMVSVRDFGSKNGTQINGARVRGEAELKNGDKLTIGPLEFEVCVRVGMASKKRPKVESIKDAVARTAQGSGATTDLDDVEEWVKEGDSQAATTTTRNFNMQETEEIDLKASETQVGPLPTQHVPAPHSKPGKAAPGKLPPMPSSSTKDSGQAASDVLNKFFKRR